Proteins encoded within one genomic window of Procambarus clarkii isolate CNS0578487 chromosome 31, FALCON_Pclarkii_2.0, whole genome shotgun sequence:
- the LOC138370293 gene encoding uncharacterized protein, with translation MGLILRLTLGLTLGLTLGLTLGLTLGLILRLTLGLTLGLILRLTLGLTQGLTLGLILGLTQGLTLGLILGLTLGLTLGLTLDFTLGLTLGLTLGLTLDLTLGLTLGLPLGLTLGLILGLTVGLTQGLTLGLTLGLTLCLTLGLTQGLTLGLILGLTLGLTLGLTLGLTQDLTLGLTLGLTLGLTLDLTRGLTLGITLGLTLDLTRGLTLGLTLGLTLHVDQTTH, from the coding sequence ATGGGCCTCATCCTGCGCCtcaccctgggcctcaccctgggccttaccctgggcctcaccctgggtCTCACCCTGGGCCTCATCCTGCGCCtcaccctgggcctcaccctgggcCTCATCCTGCGCCTCACCCTGGGCCTCACCCAGGGCCTCACCCTGGGCCTCATCCTTGGCCTCACCCAGGGCCTCACCTTGGGCCTcatcctgggcctcaccctgggcctcaccctgggcctcaccctggacttcaccctgggcctcaccctgggcCTCACGCTGGGCCTCACCCTGGATCtcaccctgggcctcacccttggcctccccctgggcctcaccctcggCCTTATCCTGGGCCTCACCGTGGGCCTCACCCAGGGCCtcaccctgggcctcaccctgggcctcaccctgtgccTCACCCTGGGCCTCACCCAGGGCCTCACCCTGGGCCTCATCCTTGGCCtcaccttgggcctcaccctgggtCTCACCCTGGGCCTCACCCAGGACCtcaccctgggcctcaccctgggcctcaccctgggcctcaccctggacCTCACCCGGGGCCTCACCCTGGGCAtcaccctgggcctcaccctggacCTCACCCGGGGCCtcaccctgggcctcaccctgggcctcaccctgcatgttgaccaaaccacacactag